GACCGAGATCGCCGCGCTGGTCCTGCTGCGTCAGGTCGCCGACGAGTTTGGCGGACTCTCCGCAGCCAATGATCGCGCCGACGTCGCTGCGATCACCGGGGTCGACGTCTTCCATGTGGGACAGGACGATCTCTCCACGGAGGAGGCGCGGCTGGTGCTGGGCGACGACGTCGTCATCGGGCGGTCCTGCCAGACCATCGAGCAGGTGCGCGAAGCAGATTCAGACATCGGGCTGGACTATTTCTGCACCGGTCCGATCTGGGAGACCCCGACCAAACCCGGACGCGCCGCCGTCGGTCTCGAGCTGCCGACACAGGCTGCGGCTCTGGAGAGCGCGAAGGCCTTCTTCGCGATCGGTGGGATCGACCAGACCAACATCGCCGAGGTCACCGCGGCCGGCGCCGACCGCGTGGTGGTTGTCCGCGCCGTGACCCAGGCTTCTGACCCTGCCGCGAGCGCCCGGGCGCTGCGCGAGCAGCTCCCCGCCTAGGGTCCTTGGGGTTCGTCTTCTTCGCACTGGTCTTGGGCTCAGCGGCCGTGGTGATCTCACTGCGGCCGCTGCCCGCCTTGCGGCCGCGGGCCACGCCGATGAACTCCTGAATCACCGGGCCGTCTGCGTCACGCAGCCAGGCCAGCCCGACGTCGTAGCCCGGAAGGTCCTCGACCTGGCGGATGACCACATCGCGGCGCGAGAGCATCCGCGCCACCGAGTGCGGCAGGATCAGCAGTCCCGCTCCGGAGGCCACGACTTCCAGCGCCATGCGCTCCCCCGCGGCCAGGTCAGGGCCCAGCTTCGGGGTGTGAACGTCTTCCCTGCCGGTTGAGTCGCCGGCGTCAGCACCAGCGGGCCTTTCAGCCCCATCAGCGCTGCCGGCGTCGAGAGCTGCGGCCTCTTCCAGCATCTCCTTCGCGTCGAAGAACGGCTCGGCAGCGATCTCCTCCCAGTTCACAGACTCTTCGGCGGCCGCGACCCAGTGGTCTCGGGCGGCGCACACCACAGGGTCCTCGCGGTAGAGCCACACGCGGTGCAGGTCATCTCCGGTGTTCGCCTCCTCCTCGGCGGGAAAGCGGATGTAGCCGACGTCGATCGTCCTGGCACGCAGCCGCTCCAGCTGACCTGCCTCATCGAAGAGGTCCACGCTCAGCGCGAAGTCCGGATAGCGCTCCCGCCAGCGGCCCACCCACTTATCCGGAGTCGCCCCGGGGATGGCACCCAGTCGCAGGCTGCGCGCCGGTTCGGGCTCTGCCGAGTCTGCCGGAGCAGAGGTCTCAGACAACGGTGTCCCGCAGGAACGTCACCGCGCGGTCCCAGGCCAGCTGGGCCTTCTCTGGATCGTAGGTCCCGATGAGGTTCTCGTCGTTGTGGAAGGCATGGCCGGCGTCGTAGTAGAAGTAGGTGACCTCAGCGCCGGACTCCGCGCGGATCTGCTCCTCCTGCTCGCGGGCCTTCTCCACGGGGTAGTTCTGATCCTGTTCGGCATAGTGTCCCTGCACTGCCGCGGTGAGACCGGTGAAGCTGGAGGGAATACCCTGGCCCACGCCGTAGAACGGCACTGCAGCGGAGACCTTGTCGCCCTGCTGAGCGGCCATGGCGAGCACGAATCCGCCACCCATGCAGAATCCGATGGCGCCCACGGTCTTGGAGGTCACCGAGTCCAGGCCCAGCAGGTAGTCGGTGGCTCCCGCCAGCAGCTGCGCGCCCTTCTCGGCGGGAAGCTGAGACATCATCTCGCCGGCCTCTTCGCCGTCGTGGGTGATCCGACCCCCATAGAGGTCCGGGGCCAGCGCCACGAAACCGGCTGCGGAGAGTCGATCGGCGATGTCCTTGATGTGGTCGGTGAGCCCCCACCACTCCTGGATGACGATGACGCCTGGCCCGGAGCCGCTCTCGGGGACCGCCAGGTAGCCGTGGCCCGTGCTCGGACCCTCGGCGGAGGGGTTGATCGCGAAGGTGGTGTTCTGGTGTGGGGTCTGTTCACTCATGTCCCGACTCTAACGAATCGGCGCCGCACCACAACCACCTGGTCGGCTGCACGGTCAGCTAGGTTGAAGGGATGAGCCGACACCGCAATGCCGTCAACGCCCTGCTGTTCTTCGCCCCCATCGGGGTCGTGCTCTCGGCCATCCCACAGGCTCCCGATTTCGCGCCGGTGCTCGGATGGGCACTCACCCTGGGCATGCTTCTGGCGGCGCTGCTCCTCGCGCTGCGTGGGCGCCGCGCAGATGCTGCGGCGGAGGCAGAAGCCGAACCAGGTGACGCTGTCGACCTCGAACAAACCGCTGCTCCGACCTCCGAGCCAAGCGCCGCGGCCGAGGATCTCAGCCGATGAGTCGGTTGACGTTCTCGATCGAAAGCCCGTGGCCGGTCACCAGCGCCGAGGCCCCGAGGATGCCTGCCTGACCACGGGTCTGCGTGCCGAGGATGCGCAGATGCTGCGTGGCCAGCGGAAGGGACCGTGAATACACCGCCTCTCGGATCCCCGCCAGGAAGTGCTCCCCCGCCGTGGAGACGACACCGCCGATCACGATGACCGACGGATTCAGCAGGTTCACGCAGCTGGCCAGCACTGACCCGACGTCGCGACCGGCCTGACGCACCGTGCGCAGCGCCTCCAGGTCACCGGAGCGGACGAGCTCGAGCAGGGCTGCATGATGTGGGACGTCGAATCCGCTGGCCCGAAGCTGCGCGGCCACCGCCGGACCGGAGGCCACAGCCTCAAGGCAGCCGGTGTTGCCGCAGGTGCACGGCGTCTCATTGCCGTCCGGGATGGCGATATGACCCAGGTCCCCGGCCGCTCCCTGGGCGCCGTGCTGCAGCCGGCCATCGCTGATGATCCCGGCACCGATGCCGGTGGCGACCTTGACGAACATCATGTTCGAGACATCGGGATACTTGACGGCGTGTTCACCCAGCGCCATGGCGTTGACATCGTTGTCCACCAGAATCGGCACGGGAAACCACTGACGCAGATGTCCCGGGATGTCGAAGTGATCCCATCCCGGCATGATCGGCGGACTGGTCAGTCGCCCGGTGGCGAATTCCACCGGACCCGGTACGCCGACTCCGACCCCCAGCAGATCGGCGGGCGTGCGCCCCGCCTCGCTGAGCAGCTCCGAAGCGATTCTGCCGACGGCATCCAGCACTGCCACCGGCCCCTGGGTGATGTCGAGCTCCTGCTCCCGCTCAGCGATCACGCGCGTAGACAGGTCCGTGACGGCGATCCGCGCGTGTGTTCCGCCGAGGTCCACAGCCAGCACTGAACGAGCCTCCGGGTTGAAGGCAAAGGTGCTCGGCGGACGGCCCCCGGTGGATGTGGTCTCTCCCGCGGGGGCGATCAGCGACGAGGCCAGCAGCTCTTCGACCCGAGCGGAGATGGTCGAGCGCGCGAAGCCAGTCATCTCTGCCAGATCAGCGCGTGTACGCGGAACACCGTCGCGCAGAAGCTGGAACAGCGCCCCTGCACTGTTCGGCAGGTTGTTTCCTGCGGATGCCGCAGTTGCGCTGTTCTGCTCTTCAATCACGGACACGTACACCATGGCCCAAGTAAACCACCCTGACTTCTGTATGTGGAATATCAGAAGTTTTCAAAGTTTCTGCGACTTTTGATTGACTATCGACAGAAGTGCTTCTAGATTGTGAGCATGGTCACACAAAGCAGTGGTAACCAGCTTTTGAGCATGCGAGACATCGTCAAGCACTTTCCCGGCGCCAAGGCCCTGGACGGCGTCGACCTCGATATCCGTGCCGGCGAGGTCCACTGCCTGCTGGGCCAGAACGGCGCCGGCAAGTCGACTCTGATCAAGGTCCTCGCCGGAGCACACCAGCCCACTTCCGGGGAGATCAGCTGGAAGGGCGAGCCGGTCACCATTCCCACCACGATGGCGGCGCTGCAAATGGGCATCGCCACGATGTACCAGGAGCTCGACGTCGTCGACGGCCTCAGCGTCGCGGAGAACATCTTCCTCGGCCATGAGCTCAGTTCCGCCGGGGTGCTGCACCGCTCCACCGCCCTCGAACAGACGCGTGAGCTGCTGAAACGGCTCGGTCACCCCGAGATTCCGCCGCAGCGCGAGGTGGGACGCCTCTCTGCGGCGGGAAAGCAGATCGTCTCGATGGCTCGTGCACTCTCTCATGAGGCGCAGCTGATCATCATGGACGAACCCTCGGCAGTGCTTGACCCCGAAGAGGTCGAGAACCTGTTCAGGGTCGTCCGCTCGCTGCGAGACCAGGGGGTGGCGGTCGTCTACATCTCGCATCGACTCGACGAGATCCGGCAGATCGGCGACCGCATCACGGTGCTCAAAGATGGACGCACGGTGGCCACCAGTCTCACCGTCACGGATACGCCCACAAGAGAACTCATCTCGCTGATGACCGGGCACGAGGTGACCACGGACTTCGGTGGCGTCGCCAGCGGACCGATCAGTTCCGAGCCGCTGCTGGAAGTCGGCGGGCTCGCCATCGACGGCCTCTTCGAACCGGTCTCCTTCGACGTCCGTCCCGGCGAGATCGTCGGACTCGCCGGACTCGTCGGCGCCGGTCGGTCGGAGATTCTCGAGACAGTCTACGGAGCTCGCCGGGCCACCGCTGGCGAGGTGCGGATCAAGGGCAAGAAGCTGCGCCGAGGCTCCATCGCAAGTGCCGTGGACCACGGGGTGGGCCTGGCACCTGAAGAGCGCAAGAGCCAGGGCCTGCTGCTGGACCAGCCCATCTATCGCAACATCACGCTCTCCACCTTCGCTCGCTTCGCCAGATCCGGGCTGCTCAACGAAAAGGCCGAGCGCGCGGCGGCCAAGAAGCAGGCCGAGTCGCTGCACCTCTCCCCTGCTGACGTGGCGCCGAACATCCGCACACTCTCCGGAGGCAACCAGCAGAAGGCGATGCTGGCGCGCTGGCTGGTCCATGGGTGCGACGTGCTGCTGCTGGATGAACCGACCCGCGGCGTCGACGTCGGCGCTCGGGCAGAGATCTACAGCCTGGTGCGGGAACTGAGCCGGCAGGGAACCGCCGTGCTGATGGTCTCGAGCGAGATCGAGGAGGTCCTGGGGCTCGCCGACCGGGTCCTCGTCGTCGCCGATGGCCGCGTCGTCCACACCGGCCCCTCCAAAGACATCGACGAACACCGGGTGCTTGATCTGGTCATGGAAGGAGCTCACACATGAGTGAGACAACAGCTACAGGGGCCCACACCGGTGCCGACACCCCGGACCGCGATCCGAGACCTGAGAAGAGCAAGCCCAAGAAGGCCGTCCCGGGATCGAACCTCAGCCTCGGGCACAGCCTCGGTCTGATCCTCGCTCTGGGGGCCCTGGTGGTCCTGGGCGTCATCACCGGCGGGGACCGCTTCCTGAGCGTGGACAATCTCATGGTCATCCTGCAACAGGCGGCGGTGATCGGAGTCATCAGCATCGGTGT
The nucleotide sequence above comes from Nesterenkonia halotolerans. Encoded proteins:
- a CDS encoding dienelactone hydrolase family protein, which translates into the protein MSEQTPHQNTTFAINPSAEGPSTGHGYLAVPESGSGPGVIVIQEWWGLTDHIKDIADRLSAAGFVALAPDLYGGRITHDGEEAGEMMSQLPAEKGAQLLAGATDYLLGLDSVTSKTVGAIGFCMGGGFVLAMAAQQGDKVSAAVPFYGVGQGIPSSFTGLTAAVQGHYAEQDQNYPVEKAREQEEQIRAESGAEVTYFYYDAGHAFHNDENLIGTYDPEKAQLAWDRAVTFLRDTVV
- a CDS encoding sugar ABC transporter ATP-binding protein encodes the protein MRDIVKHFPGAKALDGVDLDIRAGEVHCLLGQNGAGKSTLIKVLAGAHQPTSGEISWKGEPVTIPTTMAALQMGIATMYQELDVVDGLSVAENIFLGHELSSAGVLHRSTALEQTRELLKRLGHPEIPPQREVGRLSAAGKQIVSMARALSHEAQLIIMDEPSAVLDPEEVENLFRVVRSLRDQGVAVVYISHRLDEIRQIGDRITVLKDGRTVATSLTVTDTPTRELISLMTGHEVTTDFGGVASGPISSEPLLEVGGLAIDGLFEPVSFDVRPGEIVGLAGLVGAGRSEILETVYGARRATAGEVRIKGKKLRRGSIASAVDHGVGLAPEERKSQGLLLDQPIYRNITLSTFARFARSGLLNEKAERAAAKKQAESLHLSPADVAPNIRTLSGGNQQKAMLARWLVHGCDVLLLDEPTRGVDVGARAEIYSLVRELSRQGTAVLMVSSEIEEVLGLADRVLVVADGRVVHTGPSKDIDEHRVLDLVMEGAHT
- a CDS encoding LysR substrate-binding domain-containing protein, with the protein product MSETSAPADSAEPEPARSLRLGAIPGATPDKWVGRWRERYPDFALSVDLFDEAGQLERLRARTIDVGYIRFPAEEEANTGDDLHRVWLYREDPVVCAARDHWVAAAEESVNWEEIAAEPFFDAKEMLEEAAALDAGSADGAERPAGADAGDSTGREDVHTPKLGPDLAAGERMALEVVASGAGLLILPHSVARMLSRRDVVIRQVEDLPGYDVGLAWLRDADGPVIQEFIGVARGRKAGSGRSEITTAAEPKTSAKKTNPKDPRRGAARAAPGRSRQGQKPGSRRGQPPRGRRRPR
- the thiE gene encoding thiamine phosphate synthase, yielding MTDNEPMAETPHPKHLGRMRRERLIASRLYVCTDLQRFITRPEAGPVDELDFDALREFFVASYTGGVDIIQVRDKHVTVQTEIAALVLLRQVADEFGGLSAANDRADVAAITGVDVFHVGQDDLSTEEARLVLGDDVVIGRSCQTIEQVREADSDIGLDYFCTGPIWETPTKPGRAAVGLELPTQAAALESAKAFFAIGGIDQTNIAEVTAAGADRVVVVRAVTQASDPAASARALREQLPA
- a CDS encoding ROK family protein, with the protein product MIEEQNSATAASAGNNLPNSAGALFQLLRDGVPRTRADLAEMTGFARSTISARVEELLASSLIAPAGETTSTGGRPPSTFAFNPEARSVLAVDLGGTHARIAVTDLSTRVIAEREQELDITQGPVAVLDAVGRIASELLSEAGRTPADLLGVGVGVPGPVEFATGRLTSPPIMPGWDHFDIPGHLRQWFPVPILVDNDVNAMALGEHAVKYPDVSNMMFVKVATGIGAGIISDGRLQHGAQGAAGDLGHIAIPDGNETPCTCGNTGCLEAVASGPAVAAQLRASGFDVPHHAALLELVRSGDLEALRTVRQAGRDVGSVLASCVNLLNPSVIVIGGVVSTAGEHFLAGIREAVYSRSLPLATQHLRILGTQTRGQAGILGASALVTGHGLSIENVNRLIG